ATATTTTAGTCAACTTATTACAATGCTTGATGACTATTGTTTTGACTTTTATTTAATCTAAGAATAAAATACAACATTTACAGAACGAAGTGTTATCTGTAAACACAAGAATCTATTAATAATAAAATCAAACCAAAGATTTTTAGTAAAACACTTATTTATATAAGCATTCTGAATAACAAATAAGGGAATTCCATGTACGCGGTCATAAAAACTGGTGGAAAACAATATCGTATAACCACTGGCCAAAAAATCAAAATAGAACAGATACCTGCAGACATTGGGCAAGAGATTGTAATTGATCAAGTTCTGTTGTTAGAATCTGATGAAAAAGTAACTATTGGCACTCCTACAGTATTAGGAGCAACAGTAAAAGCTACAATCCTTGCTCAAGGCAAACATGATAAAATAAAAATATTTAAAATTAGGCGTCGCAAACACTACCAAAAACACCAAGGTCATAGGCAAAAATATTCTGAAATTATTATAAAGGAAATTTGTACAAATTAGTTTTTAAAAAATCAAATTAAAATATAACTTTAGGATATTAAAAATGGCACATAAGAAAGGCGGAGGCTCTACTCGCAATGGGCGTGACTCAGAATCAAAAAGATTAGGAGTTAAAATGTTTGGCGGACAACAAATTACAGCTGGCTCAATCATTGTGCGCCAAAGAGGAACAAAATTTCATCCAGGAATTAATGTGGGAGTAGGTAAAGACCACACATTATTCGCTTTAAAAAACGGAGTAATACAATTTAAAGTAAAAGGTCTACTAAAAAAACAAACTGTTTCAGTTCTATAAGAAAACCTTTTCTTTTCTCTGCAATAAAATCGCCTAATTATAATAGTTAATATATTAGGCGATTTTTTTATAAAAACTGTTCTTAAATAACGATAATATAAATATGAAATTTGTAGATGAGGTAACCATTGAAGTTATCGCTGGAAATGGCGGTAATGGAGTAGCTAGTTTTAGAAGAGAAAAATTTATTCCTAAAGGAGGACCTAACGGAGGAGATGGAGGGAGAGGAGGAAGCGTACATGCAATAGCAGATGATAATATAAATACTCTAGTAGATTTCCGTTACACTAGAATATTTAAGGCAAAAAATGGTGAAAATGGAAAAGGCTCAGATAAATATGGAGCTGCAGCTGAAGATATTTTCCTCAAAGTTCCAGTTGGAACATTAATAAAGAATGCTAATACTAACGAATTATTAGCAGATCTTAATAAAAATGGAGATATCGTTACTTTAGCAAAAGGTGGCCGAGGAGGATTAGGCAATTTACACTTTAAATCAAGTGTGAATCGAGCCCCTCGTCAGTTTACACTTGGTGAAAATGGCGAAAGTTATAAAATTCAATTAGAATTAAGAATTCTAGCTGATGTTGGCTTATTAGGATTGCCTAATAGTGGCAAATCTACATTAATATCAAAAATATCAAATGCACGACCAAAAGTTGCAGACTACCCTTTTACTACTTTATACCCAAATTTAGGAGTGGTTCGTGTGTCAGAATCTAATAGCTTCACTGTGGCTGATATCCCAGGTCTTATACCAGGAGCATCAACAGGAGCAGGTCTTGGTCACTTATTTTTACGTCATCTAACTAGATCCCTACTATTAATACATATTGTAGATATTTCATCAATAAACTATGAAAAAAATCTTAGCAAAATTGAGAAAGATTTTAAAGATATTCTTTTAGAATTATCCTCTTACAGTGACGATTTAGCACAGAAACAAAGATGGCTAGTGCTGAATAAAAGTGACCTAGTCCCAGATCAAGACATTCATGAGCTGGAATTTAATATTCAGAAAAAGCTCAAGTGGGATGGCCCAATATTTACAATATCTGCCATCACTAAAAATGGCTTAGAAAAACTAATATACGCAATTCACAAATATTTGCTTACAATCAAAAAAAATTAGATCTACATACTAAGCAATTATTATCTTTATCAAATTTAGATGTTTTGAAAGTCATATCAAGAATATTTAAACGAAGAAGTTTTCCTATTAGACTATCGTCATCGCTACCTATTCCTGCTAATATTTTCATTGCCTCAGAAGCTTGTATACTACCAACTATGCCAACTAAAGGAGCAAAGACTCCTGTGGTAGAACAATTCTCATTTTCCAGTAAATCTACACTTTCAGATGGAAAAAGACAATTGTAACAAGGATTGTTTTGGTCCCTTAAATCATACACACTTACTTGGCCACTAAAACGTATGGCCGCGCCTGAAACAAGTATTTTCTTAAATTTGAAACACATTCTATTTAATAAATACCTAGTTTCAAAGTTATCAGAACAATCCAATACTATATCTATTGGATCTAAAATATTATTTAATAATTCTTCATTAACTCTACAATGGAAAGTGGTAACATTAACTTCAGGGTTAAGATCTAAAATAGTCTTTCTTGCAGAATCAACCTTTAACTGTCCAACTCTTTTAGAATTATGTAGAATTTGCCTTTGTAGATTGCTAATATCAACTACGTCATCATCTATTAAAGTCATGTTTCCAATACCAGAAGAAGCTAGGTAAATAACTGCTGATGAACCTAAACCACCTAGACCAACTACTAGAATATTAGAGTTCATGATTTTTTTCTGTTGTTTAACACCATAATTTTCCAGTAAAATATGGCGGGCATATCTCATCAACTGTTTATCATTCATTTAGTTACACTCTTAAAATTATTCATAGATATTCTTCTAGTCCTTTTTCCGACTATCCTCATTATCTGATAAAAGGTCGAAGAAAATATGTATTGCTTGTTTCAATTGAAAATCATTATCATCACCAAAATTAAAATCTTTTCTAACATGAAACTGATTAATTTGTGATTCTCGCATATCTATTTCAGGCAATAGATTATCATTAATGTTACTTAAATGTCCTTTTAAATCTACTTCTCTTCTTTTAAAAGACAACGCACTACTAGAATCATCTATTATGATATAATCTGGATGTATACCTTCTGCCTGTATGGATTTACCTAAAGGGGTAAAATATCTTGATATCGTTAACTTTAGTCCTGTAAAATTATCCAGTGGCAAAACTGCTTGAACAGAACCTTTACCAAAAGTTATGTCACCAAAAATCTTTGCCCTATCATAATCTTGTATAGCTCCCGCGACTATTTCTGAAGCAGACGCAGATCCAGAATTTACTAACACCAACATTGGAATATTTCTAAGTGAAGATCTAATGTTAGTAAAAGAACTATAGCAACACTCATTACAAGAGAA
The sequence above is drawn from the Candidatus Kinetoplastibacterium crithidii (ex Angomonas deanei ATCC 30255) genome and encodes:
- the rplU gene encoding 50S ribosomal protein L21 — translated: MYAVIKTGGKQYRITTGQKIKIEQIPADIGQEIVIDQVLLLESDEKVTIGTPTVLGATVKATILAQGKHDKIKIFKIRRRKHYQKHQGHRQKYSEIIIKEICTN
- the rpmA gene encoding 50S ribosomal protein L27; amino-acid sequence: MAHKKGGGSTRNGRDSESKRLGVKMFGGQQITAGSIIVRQRGTKFHPGINVGVGKDHTLFALKNGVIQFKVKGLLKKQTVSVL
- the cgtA gene encoding Obg family GTPase CgtA; the encoded protein is MKFVDEVTIEVIAGNGGNGVASFRREKFIPKGGPNGGDGGRGGSVHAIADDNINTLVDFRYTRIFKAKNGENGKGSDKYGAAAEDIFLKVPVGTLIKNANTNELLADLNKNGDIVTLAKGGRGGLGNLHFKSSVNRAPRQFTLGENGESYKIQLELRILADVGLLGLPNSGKSTLISKISNARPKVADYPFTTLYPNLGVVRVSESNSFTVADIPGLIPGASTGAGLGHLFLRHLTRSLLLIHIVDISSINYEKNLSKIEKDFKDILLELSSYSDDLAQKQRWLVLNKSDLVPDQDIHELEFNIQKKLKWDGPIFTISAITKNGLEKLIYAIHKYLLTIKKN
- a CDS encoding HesA/MoeB/ThiF family protein, translating into MNDKQLMRYARHILLENYGVKQQKKIMNSNILVVGLGGLGSSAVIYLASSGIGNMTLIDDDVVDISNLQRQILHNSKRVGQLKVDSARKTILDLNPEVNVTTFHCRVNEELLNNILDPIDIVLDCSDNFETRYLLNRMCFKFKKILVSGAAIRFSGQVSVYDLRDQNNPCYNCLFPSESVDLLENENCSTTGVFAPLVGIVGSIQASEAMKILAGIGSDDDSLIGKLLRLNILDMTFKTSKFDKDNNCLVCRSNFF